The genome window CCAAGGCCTTTTCAAAGTATTCAATAGCTTTAGACTTGTCCCCGTCCATCTGATACATTAACCCTTTGACACCAAGTGCCTTGCTGTCATGTGGATCCCTGCAAAGTGTCCTTTCTACCCACTTGTCCAAATTTTCATAACACATTTTCCACGCTTTGGAGTTATTTTTAATCTTCAGTCCTTTCTGGAATAATTTGACAGCATTTGAATCAGCCCTTCTCTTCTGCAGTTGAAATAAGCCAGCCTGTAAACATATTCTCTGCATATTATCTGGACGAATACCCTctaactccagcagtttgctgtaGACCTCCCCTGCTTTGGAATTCTCTCCATTTCTTAGACAGATGTCCGCATAATCTAGTTGTGATTTAATAGCTGTCCTTGGACGGTGTTCAAATGCCTTTCCAAAGTGATGCTTGCAATTTTCGATCAACAACATTTTCTGTTGAAATTCAAGATATTGTGGATCAGAGCTCAATCTATTTTTCAACAGTTCAAGCAGTTGCACTCTATAGCACATACCTATTTGGTCGTGTAGGACACTGTTGTGTGGAGTGATTCCTAATGCTTTTTTCAGCAGCTCAATTGCCCTTTCCACAGCTTGTTCTAGTCTGTAAAATTTTGCCGCATTGCGAAGCACTTTTGGAACATCAGGGCTTTTCTGTACGGCTCGTTCAACTAATTCATTTGCTTCCTCCTTTTGCTTGATCTCTTGCAGTTTTAGGGCCAACATCACCATGGCCAAAGATTCATCTGGATCAAGCTCCAGCACACGTCTCAGATGCTTCACGCACTGACTCCTTGTGCATTTCTCTGGGGTTCCAGGAATTGGTTCCAGACGATACAGAGCAGTGGCGTAGCCCATGATCCAGTCTGTGTTATTGGGATCTTCTTCCAGagctttctcaaaacattccatAGCCTCTTCATAGTATTGAGCTGCCGATCTCAACAAtgaccatcccttctccccatacacttcaGGTATCATTGCTGTGTAGCGGGGGCCATCAGTGAGCGGTTTACAGATCATCTCCAGCTTGTCGAGGTAGGACTGGGCCTCGGTCAGTTGTCCCATGTGG of Rhinoraja longicauda isolate Sanriku21f chromosome 44, sRhiLon1.1, whole genome shotgun sequence contains these proteins:
- the LOC144612376 gene encoding interferon-induced protein with tetratricopeptide repeats 5-like, with protein sequence MQAKLSKTVRDLKKLDQLQCHFTWGPQKDTIDLDDMMYRLQDSIDLNLKYKARSCNQFAFVNCLQGNYEEALENLKEAEKILRENHKDAFERRSIITYGNYAWVHYHMGQLTEAQSYLDKLEMICKPLTDGPRYTAMIPEVYGEKGWSLLRSAAQYYEEAMECFEKALEEDPNNTDWIMGYATALYRLEPIPGTPEKCTRSQCVKHLRRVLELDPDESLAMVMLALKLQEIKQKEEANELVERAVQKSPDVPKVLRNAAKFYRLEQAVERAIELLKKALGITPHNSVLHDQIGMCYRVQLLELLKNRLSSDPQYLEFQQKMLLIENCKHHFGKAFEHRPRTAIKSQLDYADICLRNGENSKAGEVYSKLLELEGIRPDNMQRICLQAGLFQLQKRRADSNAVKLFQKGLKIKNNSKAWKMCYENLDKWVERTLCRDPHDSKALGVKGLMYQMDGDKSKAIEYFEKALEFDPSNEVYLSALCELRLSFEDHHEH